A part of Kineococcus rhizosphaerae genomic DNA contains:
- the glpK gene encoding glycerol kinase GlpK, with product MSDQRPEHRGYVVAIDQGTTSTRCILFDHAGRLVAVAQREHRQHYPRPGWVEHDAAEIWRNVARLVPQAMAQVEATPADVVAVGIANQRETVVAWDRRTGDPVGPAVVWQDTRTADLVEALAADGGADRFTELCGLPLTTYFAGPRIAWLLGQDAGLRRRAENGDVLFGTIDSWLVWNLTGGPDGGRHVTDVTNASRTMLMDLRTLDYSPAMLEVFGIPRRALPEIVASSQVYGQARAVVPGARIGAALGDQQAALFGQTCFSPGEAKCTYGTGSFLLMNTGSEITRSSHGLLTTVAHRIGDEPPAYALEGSIAVTGALVQWLRDNLGLISTAPEVETLARTVPDNGGCYFVPAFSGLFAPHWRAEARGLLIGLTSYVTKGHIARAALESTAWQTREVVEAMDADAGLRLTSLRVDGGMTSNNLLMQTVADVLDAPVVRPMVSETVSLGAAYAAGLAVGFWPDFDALRRRWHRAGQWRPAMEPEVRDRGWEDWQQAVQRTFGWIRH from the coding sequence GTGAGCGACCAGCGCCCCGAGCACCGCGGCTACGTCGTCGCGATCGACCAGGGCACCACCTCCACGCGCTGCATCCTCTTCGACCACGCGGGCCGTCTCGTGGCCGTCGCCCAGCGCGAGCACCGGCAGCACTACCCCCGGCCCGGGTGGGTGGAGCACGACGCCGCGGAGATCTGGCGCAACGTCGCCCGGCTGGTGCCGCAGGCCATGGCGCAGGTCGAGGCGACCCCGGCGGACGTGGTGGCCGTCGGCATCGCCAACCAGCGCGAGACGGTCGTCGCCTGGGACCGGCGCACGGGTGACCCGGTGGGTCCCGCGGTCGTGTGGCAGGACACCCGCACGGCCGATCTCGTGGAGGCGCTGGCCGCCGACGGCGGGGCGGACCGCTTCACGGAACTGTGCGGGCTGCCGTTGACGACGTACTTCGCGGGGCCGCGGATCGCGTGGCTGCTCGGGCAGGACGCGGGGCTGCGGCGGCGGGCCGAGAACGGCGACGTGCTGTTCGGGACGATCGACTCGTGGCTGGTGTGGAACCTCACGGGCGGACCGGACGGCGGCCGGCACGTCACCGACGTGACGAACGCCAGCCGCACGATGCTGATGGACCTGCGGACCCTGGACTACTCCCCCGCGATGCTGGAGGTGTTCGGGATCCCGCGGCGGGCGCTGCCGGAGATCGTCGCGAGTTCCCAGGTGTACGGGCAGGCGCGGGCGGTGGTGCCGGGGGCGCGGATCGGGGCCGCCCTCGGCGACCAGCAGGCGGCGCTGTTCGGGCAGACGTGCTTCTCCCCCGGGGAGGCGAAGTGCACGTACGGGACGGGCAGCTTCCTGCTGATGAACACCGGTTCGGAGATCACCCGGTCCTCGCACGGGCTGCTCACGACGGTCGCGCACCGGATCGGGGACGAACCTCCCGCGTACGCGCTCGAGGGGTCCATCGCGGTGACGGGTGCGCTCGTGCAGTGGCTGCGGGACAACCTGGGGCTCATCTCCACCGCCCCGGAGGTCGAGACGCTGGCCCGGACGGTGCCGGACAACGGGGGGTGCTACTTCGTCCCGGCGTTCTCGGGGTTGTTCGCCCCGCACTGGCGCGCCGAGGCCCGGGGGCTGCTCATCGGGTTGACGTCGTACGTCACCAAGGGGCACATCGCGCGGGCCGCGCTGGAGTCCACGGCCTGGCAGACGCGCGAGGTCGTCGAGGCCATGGACGCCGACGCGGGGCTGCGGCTGACGTCCTTGCGCGTCGACGGCGGGATGACGTCGAACAACCTGCTCATGCAGACCGTCGCCGACGTGCTGGACGCTCCCGTGGTGCGCCCCATGGTGAGCGAGACGGTGTCCCTGGGCGCGGCGTACGCGGCGGGTCTGGCGGTGGGTTTCTGGCCGGACTTCGACGCGCTGCGGCGGCGCTGGCACCGGGCCGGGCAGTGGCGCCCGGCGATGGAACCGGAGGTGCGCGACCGCGGCTGGGAGGACTGGCAGCAGGCCGTGCAGCGCACGTTCGGCTGGATCCGGCACTGA
- a CDS encoding amino acid transporter gives MTSVTPRESARSWLLEGLDERPAGGGAQHPGPHRRPPEEPEGEQGREHAGHPWWKVVCLTGVDYFSTLGYQPAIAFLAAGVISPIATLVLVLVTLFGALPVYRRVARESPHGEGSIAMLEKVLPWWGGKLFVLALLGFAATDFLITMTLSAADATKHALENPYVPQFLEGHQLGITLFLLALLGAVFLRGFSEAIGVAVVLVVAFLTLNAVVVVDAVLHVVGQPVSVHRWWEAVLAQGSSPFAIVGAALIVFPQLALGLSGFETGVLVMPQIRGSSSGPGLVQRIAGARTLLTVAALVMSAFLLASSFATSVLIPAKEFQPGGSANGRALAYLAHEYLGNGFGTAYDVSTIAILWFAGASAMAGLLNIVPRYLPRYGMAPQWTRAVRPLVLVFTAVAFLVTWLFDADVDKQGGAYATGVLVLITSATVAVTLSAHRHGQKGARAFFAVVTVVFVYTTVANVVERPEGVQIAACFIAAIVVVSLVSRALRAFELRASGVRFDDTARRFLDEAAARGALNVIANEPDARDEAEYDEKMYDERRDQHIPADEPAVFLEVTVADASDFETDLVVHGEERFGHHVLTVRSSAVANSVAAVALAVRDETGVLPDVWFEWSEGNPLVNIVRFLFLGVGEVAPVTREVLRRADPDPATRPRVHAG, from the coding sequence ATGACGAGCGTGACACCCCGTGAGTCGGCCCGTTCCTGGTTGCTGGAGGGCCTCGACGAGCGCCCGGCCGGCGGCGGGGCCCAGCACCCCGGCCCCCACCGTCGACCGCCGGAGGAACCCGAGGGCGAGCAGGGTCGCGAGCACGCGGGCCACCCGTGGTGGAAGGTCGTGTGCCTCACGGGGGTCGACTACTTCTCGACCCTGGGCTACCAGCCCGCCATCGCCTTCCTCGCCGCCGGCGTCATCTCGCCCATCGCCACGCTCGTCCTCGTCCTCGTGACCCTGTTCGGCGCGCTGCCCGTCTACCGCCGCGTGGCCCGGGAGAGCCCGCACGGCGAGGGGTCCATCGCCATGCTGGAGAAGGTCCTGCCGTGGTGGGGCGGCAAGCTGTTCGTGCTGGCCCTGCTGGGGTTCGCCGCGACCGACTTCCTCATCACCATGACCCTGTCGGCGGCCGACGCCACCAAGCACGCCCTGGAGAACCCGTACGTCCCGCAGTTCCTCGAGGGCCACCAGCTGGGCATCACGCTGTTCCTGCTGGCCCTGCTCGGCGCGGTGTTCCTGCGGGGTTTCTCCGAGGCCATCGGCGTCGCCGTCGTCCTCGTCGTGGCGTTCCTGACCCTCAACGCCGTCGTGGTCGTCGACGCCGTGCTCCACGTGGTCGGCCAGCCCGTCTCGGTGCACCGCTGGTGGGAGGCCGTGCTGGCGCAGGGCAGTTCACCGTTCGCGATCGTGGGGGCCGCGCTCATCGTCTTCCCGCAGCTGGCGCTGGGGCTGTCGGGGTTCGAGACGGGCGTGCTCGTCATGCCGCAGATCCGGGGGAGTTCGTCGGGGCCGGGGCTGGTGCAGCGGATCGCCGGCGCGCGGACGCTGCTGACCGTCGCGGCCCTGGTCATGAGCGCGTTCCTGCTCGCCTCCAGCTTCGCGACGAGCGTCCTCATCCCCGCGAAGGAGTTCCAGCCCGGCGGGTCGGCCAACGGCCGGGCGCTGGCGTACCTGGCGCACGAGTACCTCGGCAACGGGTTCGGGACGGCGTACGACGTGTCGACCATCGCGATCCTGTGGTTCGCCGGTGCGTCGGCCATGGCGGGCCTGCTGAACATCGTGCCCCGCTACCTGCCCCGGTACGGCATGGCGCCGCAGTGGACGCGGGCCGTGCGCCCGCTGGTGCTGGTGTTCACGGCCGTCGCGTTCCTCGTGACCTGGCTGTTCGACGCCGACGTCGACAAGCAGGGCGGGGCCTACGCCACCGGGGTGCTGGTTCTCATCACGTCCGCGACCGTCGCGGTGACGTTGTCGGCGCACCGGCACGGGCAGAAGGGGGCGCGCGCGTTCTTCGCCGTCGTCACGGTCGTGTTCGTCTACACGACCGTCGCGAACGTCGTCGAACGTCCCGAGGGGGTGCAGATCGCGGCGTGCTTCATCGCCGCGATCGTGGTCGTGTCGCTGGTCTCGCGGGCGTTGCGGGCGTTCGAGCTGCGCGCCAGCGGCGTCCGGTTCGACGACACGGCACGCCGGTTCCTCGACGAGGCCGCCGCCCGCGGAGCGCTGAACGTCATCGCCAACGAGCCCGACGCGCGCGACGAGGCCGAGTACGACGAGAAGATGTACGACGAACGCCGCGACCAGCACATCCCCGCCGACGAACCCGCCGTGTTCCTGGAGGTGACCGTCGCCGACGCGTCCGACTTCGAGACCGACCTGGTCGTCCACGGCGAGGAGCGGTTCGGCCACCACGTCCTGACCGTCCGCAGCTCGGCCGTCGCGAACTCCGTGGCCGCCGTGGCGCTCGCCGTGCGCGACGAGACGGGGGTCCTGCCCGACGTGTGGTTCGAGTGGTCGGAGGGCAACCCGCTCGTGAACATCGTCCGGTTCCTGTTCCTCGGCGTCGGGGAGGTCGCCCCCGTCACCCGGGAGGTGCTGCGCCGCGCCGACCCGGACCCGGCGACGCGCCCGCGCGTCCACGCCGGCTGA
- a CDS encoding MFS transporter yields MTSGTTTLDRHALNRWRGAVTACFAIGGVALSTWGPRLPALRADLDLDTGGLGVLLAGVTVGSVAGLLAAAPAIARFGARRAIPGVVVLVALAIAAVGVGSGVFHSVPAVAVAFVVAGFSIGCLDVMINIDGAAVEAAAGRTLMPMMHAAWSGGAALGSGIGAACAGLGVSPTGQFTGEAVLLVLVAGFVARSVPVGARAGEVAPEGSPGRRVLTWLRGWADLKLLLIGLVMLGAELGEGSANNWLTLAAKDGHGLAAATAALFFTAFAVAEMTARLLGGPLVDRFGRVATVRATTALGIVGVALFVLGRHPALVLVGVLLWAVGVSMGFPLGMSAAAASGSNPAARVSVVASIGYFANLAGPPTVGFVAQGTGLLPALWLIAVVMVAGFAAAGSMRVTTPAR; encoded by the coding sequence ATGACCTCCGGCACCACCACCCTCGACCGGCACGCCCTCAACCGCTGGCGAGGTGCCGTCACCGCCTGCTTCGCCATCGGCGGCGTCGCCCTGTCGACGTGGGGACCGCGACTGCCCGCGCTGCGCGCCGACCTCGACCTCGACACCGGCGGCCTCGGCGTCCTGCTCGCCGGGGTCACCGTCGGCTCCGTCGCCGGGCTGCTGGCCGCCGCCCCCGCCATCGCCCGCTTCGGCGCCCGCCGCGCGATCCCGGGCGTCGTCGTGCTCGTGGCGCTGGCCATCGCCGCGGTCGGGGTCGGCTCCGGGGTGTTCCACTCCGTGCCGGCGGTGGCCGTCGCGTTCGTCGTCGCCGGGTTCTCCATCGGCTGCCTCGACGTGATGATCAACATCGACGGGGCCGCCGTCGAGGCCGCCGCCGGCCGGACGCTCATGCCGATGATGCACGCGGCCTGGTCCGGGGGTGCGGCCCTCGGGTCCGGCATCGGCGCGGCGTGCGCGGGGCTGGGGGTCTCCCCCACCGGCCAGTTCACCGGCGAGGCCGTCCTCCTGGTGCTGGTCGCCGGGTTCGTCGCGCGCTCCGTCCCGGTGGGCGCCCGCGCCGGCGAGGTCGCCCCGGAGGGGTCCCCGGGCCGGCGGGTGCTGACGTGGTTGCGCGGCTGGGCCGACCTGAAGCTGCTCCTCATCGGACTGGTCATGCTGGGCGCCGAACTCGGCGAGGGGTCGGCGAACAACTGGCTGACGCTGGCCGCCAAGGACGGGCACGGCCTGGCCGCCGCCACCGCCGCGCTGTTCTTCACGGCCTTCGCCGTCGCCGAGATGACCGCGCGCCTGCTCGGGGGCCCGCTCGTCGACCGGTTCGGGCGGGTCGCCACCGTGCGGGCCACGACGGCCCTCGGGATCGTCGGCGTCGCGCTGTTCGTCCTCGGCCGGCACCCGGCCCTCGTCCTGGTCGGGGTCCTGCTGTGGGCCGTGGGGGTGTCGATGGGTTTCCCCCTGGGCATGTCGGCGGCCGCGGCGAGCGGGTCGAACCCCGCGGCCCGCGTCAGCGTCGTGGCCTCCATCGGCTACTTCGCCAACCTCGCCGGCCCGCCCACCGTCGGGTTCGTGGCGCAGGGCACGGGGCTGCTGCCGGCGCTGTGGCTCATCGCGGTCGTCATGGTCGCGGGGTTCGCGGCCGCGGGCTCGATGCGCGTGACCACCCCGGCACGCTGA
- a CDS encoding SWIM zinc finger family protein, translating to MPNALTSADPTRSGTRRVSTLTPDGLLLATGPGTGPTGPVADPWFFEGSVRHPAVAARGLLAVAAVARTRCGTPRTRTFHDPVVTADGTALRFESFSACGGVHARLDLLPDGLDAGLDGPTAQRGTTNVDVNDPLRRALALVGDGDRMRFAVGPQELRVTTDDASIVEPKVTLPARWVRGFAEAAISLAGMDLRAELAPAEARRFLRDLPRGTGQDVRWLEPAGRGLRVTTRPGAGAVCLAGPRRLETLEPLLRWASAVRVHSAPVTGRATASAWEVDLPGARYTLVLSPEPSRGFSGEGGVLEALADGGEDADGDAQRVLDLLSWAPGLPAEDVADALGLTGARVRAALVRLGTSGRVGYDLAASAWFHRELPYDSGRAEADNPRLRAARALLAEGAVSDPVDGVVVVHRPDGDRHVRRTADGFSCTCPWWTAYAGSRGPCKHVLAVQVRDRAAVAADRAVQA from the coding sequence GTGCCGAACGCGCTCACCTCCGCCGACCCCACCCGCTCCGGGACCCGCCGGGTCTCCACGCTGACGCCCGACGGGTTGCTGCTGGCGACCGGACCCGGCACCGGCCCGACCGGCCCGGTGGCCGACCCGTGGTTCTTCGAGGGGTCCGTCCGGCACCCGGCGGTCGCCGCCCGCGGGCTGCTCGCGGTCGCCGCGGTGGCCCGTACCCGTTGTGGGACACCGCGGACGCGGACCTTCCACGACCCGGTCGTGACGGCCGACGGGACCGCGTTGCGGTTCGAGTCGTTCTCCGCCTGCGGCGGCGTCCACGCCCGGCTCGACCTGCTGCCCGACGGGCTGGACGCCGGTCTCGACGGTCCGACCGCCCAGCGCGGGACCACGAACGTCGACGTGAACGACCCCCTGCGCCGGGCGCTGGCCCTCGTCGGGGACGGGGACAGGATGCGTTTCGCCGTCGGGCCGCAGGAACTGCGGGTCACCACGGACGACGCCTCGATCGTCGAGCCGAAGGTCACCCTCCCGGCGCGCTGGGTCCGGGGTTTCGCCGAGGCCGCGATCTCGCTGGCCGGGATGGACCTGCGGGCCGAGCTGGCGCCGGCAGAGGCCCGCCGGTTCCTGCGCGATCTGCCGCGCGGGACGGGCCAGGACGTCCGCTGGCTGGAACCGGCCGGCCGCGGGCTGCGGGTGACCACGCGACCCGGCGCCGGCGCGGTGTGCCTGGCCGGTCCCCGGCGGCTCGAGACCCTGGAACCGCTGCTGCGGTGGGCGAGCGCCGTGCGCGTGCACTCGGCCCCCGTGACGGGCCGCGCCACCGCGAGCGCCTGGGAGGTCGACCTGCCCGGCGCCCGGTACACCCTGGTCCTGTCCCCCGAACCCTCACGGGGCTTCTCCGGCGAGGGAGGGGTCCTGGAGGCGCTCGCGGACGGCGGTGAGGACGCCGACGGAGACGCGCAGCGGGTCCTGGACCTGCTGTCGTGGGCGCCCGGGCTGCCCGCCGAGGACGTCGCCGACGCGCTGGGCCTGACCGGCGCCCGGGTCCGCGCGGCCCTGGTCCGGCTGGGGACGTCGGGCCGGGTGGGCTACGACCTGGCGGCGAGCGCCTGGTTCCACCGGGAACTGCCCTACGACTCCGGCCGCGCCGAGGCCGACAACCCCCGGCTGCGGGCCGCCCGCGCCCTGCTGGCCGAGGGCGCCGTGTCCGATCCGGTGGACGGTGTCGTGGTGGTCCACCGCCCCGACGGCGACCGGCACGTGCGCCGCACGGCCGACGGGTTCTCCTGCACCTGCCCGTGGTGGACGGCGTACGCGGGGAGTCGGGGACCGTGCAAGCACGTGCTGGCCGTGCAGGTCCGGGACCGCGCCGCGGTCGCGGCGGACCGGGCGGTCCAGGCGTGA
- a CDS encoding DUF6493 family protein, with the protein MSDLADALREAIAGQSPRRVAELLDGVPERERPALRVVLKVDREGLGRPAWAVAAAGLEGGAAAVARRLRTAWMPGGHQPVEGSTSSFSWWAPGWVVVARVLLQRQVDWLPDLVVRLADAEVRGWGDSRHVLTERLRRELSLPRPTGAGYLRWAVGQWFGVPWQEDGLDRAERLRREPDPTALVVAVLAVPEIGVELQITRAAPTEEWWSPGWREALLDLVADGTLARDPLLDALTAALALGGSGRHQNSLAHLLGALDPTPEETAARFRDLCALLPEAAGTVADVVLRLGRAAVGAGAVSVAEAVETTAEALRRREKGVVRAHLRWLAGLPAQDPALRDVVLPALSEAFGHEHHDLAQLAWAAVERLLPGAAETVRADLLDRAAELPRDLQDEAVRVLGGSPGVTVPGEPVAAAPPGEPATAPPAAPHPPRVQDLADLVVAITEHTRRGRPADAERVLDGLARFGAQHLQALAAALAPAAESFSLGWERDAHFAPYPFLAAATRRPGSPRWRGEKPGRPGPVPPGGTGILALRAREVVERVRAGVAAPLLAFPDTALGHVDPGRVLADLRRAAATGVDPGPLDLEQTWLRYPRDVADDEHLARLRAVGTPAADRLAQHLSPGGLPEAVVQPVPVALQGRRYGYQDTSEHQDWPLVSLTGSVVDTPLVERGFDGADLPERVVRERWSGGLAALTTLAVLPSHREVAAGELLPPLVDLEHRHDAATTTTLALLPEAGGPTGRATHLALAYGLLSADERVRLGAVDAVHGFAVRGGLDATAAGAALGAVLTLDEAKLVRLTRALAPLAHDDRRGVREFTARYLLAALAPVVPLRRNGLSDLLALAADAAHGTGPHRPVPGLADLATSGGRSRNVTEARRVLAGLA; encoded by the coding sequence GTGAGCGACCTCGCCGACGCCCTGCGGGAGGCCATCGCCGGGCAGAGCCCGCGACGGGTGGCCGAACTGCTCGACGGGGTGCCCGAACGCGAGCGCCCGGCCCTGCGCGTCGTGCTGAAGGTGGACCGCGAGGGCCTGGGACGCCCGGCGTGGGCGGTCGCCGCCGCCGGCCTGGAGGGCGGGGCCGCGGCGGTGGCCCGCCGGTTGCGGACGGCGTGGATGCCCGGGGGGCATCAGCCTGTCGAGGGTTCGACGAGTTCGTTCTCGTGGTGGGCCCCGGGGTGGGTCGTCGTCGCCCGTGTCCTGCTGCAGCGGCAGGTCGACTGGTTGCCGGACCTCGTCGTCCGGCTCGCCGACGCGGAGGTGCGCGGCTGGGGGGACAGCCGCCACGTGCTGACCGAGCGGTTGCGGCGGGAGCTGTCGCTGCCCCGGCCGACGGGTGCCGGGTACCTGCGGTGGGCCGTGGGCCAGTGGTTCGGCGTGCCCTGGCAGGAGGACGGGCTCGACCGGGCCGAACGGCTGCGCCGCGAACCGGACCCGACCGCGCTGGTGGTGGCCGTCCTGGCCGTGCCCGAGATCGGTGTCGAACTGCAGATCACCCGTGCGGCTCCCACCGAGGAGTGGTGGTCCCCCGGGTGGCGCGAGGCCCTGCTCGACCTCGTCGCGGACGGCACCCTGGCCCGTGACCCGCTGCTGGACGCCCTGACCGCGGCGCTCGCGCTCGGGGGGTCCGGTCGGCACCAGAACTCCTTGGCGCACCTGCTCGGTGCCCTCGACCCCACACCGGAGGAGACAGCCGCGCGGTTCCGCGATCTGTGCGCGCTGCTGCCCGAGGCGGCGGGAACGGTCGCCGACGTCGTGCTGAGGCTGGGCCGGGCGGCGGTGGGCGCCGGTGCGGTCTCGGTCGCCGAAGCCGTCGAGACGACCGCGGAGGCGCTGCGCCGCCGGGAGAAGGGGGTGGTGCGGGCGCACCTGCGGTGGCTGGCGGGGCTGCCCGCGCAGGACCCCGCGCTGCGCGACGTCGTGCTGCCCGCCCTCTCTGAGGCCTTCGGCCACGAGCACCACGACCTGGCACAGCTGGCGTGGGCGGCGGTGGAGCGGCTGCTGCCCGGTGCCGCCGAGACCGTGCGGGCCGACCTGCTGGACCGGGCAGCGGAACTGCCGCGCGACCTGCAGGACGAGGCGGTGCGCGTCCTGGGTGGGAGCCCCGGCGTGACCGTCCCGGGCGAGCCGGTCGCCGCCGCACCTCCGGGCGAACCTGCCACCGCCCCACCGGCGGCCCCGCACCCGCCCCGGGTGCAGGACCTGGCCGACCTGGTCGTGGCGATCACCGAGCACACGCGACGCGGGCGCCCGGCCGACGCCGAACGGGTGCTGGACGGTCTGGCGCGGTTCGGGGCCCAGCACCTCCAGGCGCTGGCCGCGGCGCTGGCCCCGGCCGCCGAGAGCTTCAGCCTGGGGTGGGAGCGGGACGCGCACTTCGCGCCGTACCCGTTCCTGGCCGCGGCCACCCGGCGGCCGGGGTCGCCGCGCTGGCGCGGGGAGAAGCCGGGGCGCCCAGGTCCGGTCCCGCCGGGCGGGACCGGGATCCTCGCCCTGCGGGCCCGGGAGGTGGTGGAGCGGGTGCGGGCCGGGGTCGCCGCCCCGCTGCTCGCCTTCCCCGACACGGCCCTCGGTCACGTCGACCCGGGGCGGGTGCTGGCGGACCTGCGCCGCGCGGCCGCCACCGGCGTCGACCCCGGCCCGCTGGACCTGGAGCAGACCTGGCTGCGCTACCCCAGGGACGTGGCCGACGACGAGCACCTCGCCCGGCTGCGCGCGGTCGGCACCCCGGCCGCGGACCGGCTCGCGCAGCACCTGTCGCCCGGCGGCCTGCCGGAGGCGGTGGTCCAGCCCGTCCCCGTCGCCCTGCAGGGCAGGCGGTACGGCTACCAGGACACCTCCGAGCACCAGGACTGGCCGCTGGTGTCCCTGACGGGTTCGGTCGTGGACACCCCGCTGGTCGAGCGGGGCTTCGACGGGGCGGACCTGCCCGAGCGCGTCGTCCGGGAGCGGTGGTCGGGCGGGCTGGCCGCGCTCACCACGCTGGCCGTGCTGCCCTCCCACCGCGAGGTCGCCGCCGGCGAACTCCTCCCGCCCCTCGTCGACCTCGAGCACCGGCACGACGCTGCGACCACCACCACGCTCGCGCTGCTGCCGGAGGCCGGCGGTCCGACTGGCCGCGCCACCCACCTGGCCCTGGCCTACGGACTGCTCAGCGCCGACGAACGGGTCCGGCTCGGCGCGGTCGACGCCGTGCACGGCTTCGCCGTCCGCGGCGGACTCGACGCCACCGCGGCAGGCGCGGCGCTGGGTGCGGTGCTGACGCTGGACGAGGCCAAGCTCGTCCGGCTCACCCGGGCGCTGGCGCCACTGGCCCACGACGACCGGCGCGGGGTCCGGGAGTTCACCGCCCGGTACCTGCTGGCCGCCCTCGCCCCCGTGGTCCCGTTGCGGCGCAACGGGTTGTCCGACCTGCTGGCCCTTGCCGCCGACGCCGCGCACGGCACCGGACCACACCGGCCGGTCCCCGGCCTAGCCGACCTCGCCACCTCCGGCGGGCGCAGCCGGAACGTCACCGAGGCCCGGCGGGTCCTGGCCGGACTGGCGTGA
- a CDS encoding GNAT family N-acetyltransferase, translating to MLVTLPPSPPLTWSPARPEDGPALAELRATVLRPSLERLGRYDDVRVRERFLSGFAPERTQVLRGPAGPVGSLALRPAPDGVWLEHFYLDVPVQGRGVGTAALSAVTRAADASGTTVRLDVLQRSDARRLYERHGFVLDHEDPVDVFLVRAPRP from the coding sequence GTGCTCGTCACGCTGCCGCCGTCACCTCCGCTCACGTGGTCACCGGCCCGGCCGGAGGACGGGCCCGCCCTCGCCGAGCTGCGGGCCACCGTCCTGCGGCCGAGCCTGGAACGGCTCGGCCGCTACGACGACGTGCGGGTGCGCGAACGGTTCCTGTCGGGGTTCGCGCCCGAGCGCACGCAGGTCCTGCGCGGGCCCGCCGGCCCCGTCGGGTCCCTGGCCCTGCGCCCGGCCCCCGACGGCGTGTGGCTCGAGCACTTCTACCTGGACGTCCCGGTGCAGGGCCGGGGCGTGGGGACGGCCGCGCTGAGCGCGGTGACGCGCGCCGCCGACGCGAGCGGGACCACGGTGCGCCTCGACGTCCTGCAGCGCAGCGACGCCCGGCGCCTGTACGAGCGGCACGGGTTCGTGCTCGACCACGAGGACCCCGTCGACGTGTTCCTGGTCCGGGCGCCCCGTCCCTGA
- a CDS encoding phosphatase PAP2 family protein — protein sequence MDRIRPADGRDLLVRAVAPGVVLWGLIAGFGLALTGPLAGLSHAEEAVNDELAADRTPGWNTVTLVWSHLGNTETVIGVCLVVAGLLLWRTRDWRLAAVPAIAIALQAVIFATVSSLVGRDRPSVAKLDVSPPTTSYPSGHTGASTALYVAFALVALQVHRTWLRRLTVIACLLVPLLVAFARLYRGMHHVSDVGAAMVIGLGCALLAHGWYRHRTRSTTSGTRAAGRVRGQYS from the coding sequence GTGGACCGCATTCGTCCGGCCGACGGCCGTGACCTCCTCGTCCGAGCCGTCGCCCCCGGCGTCGTCCTCTGGGGGCTGATCGCGGGCTTCGGCCTCGCCCTGACCGGACCGCTGGCCGGGCTCTCCCACGCCGAGGAGGCCGTGAACGACGAACTGGCCGCGGACCGGACCCCCGGCTGGAACACCGTCACGCTCGTCTGGTCGCACCTGGGCAACACCGAGACCGTCATCGGCGTCTGCCTGGTCGTGGCGGGGCTGCTGCTCTGGCGGACCAGGGACTGGCGCCTCGCCGCCGTCCCCGCGATCGCGATCGCGTTGCAGGCGGTCATCTTCGCCACCGTCTCCAGCCTCGTCGGCCGGGACCGGCCGTCCGTGGCCAAGCTCGACGTCTCACCCCCGACCACGAGCTACCCCAGCGGGCACACCGGTGCGTCCACCGCCCTCTACGTCGCGTTCGCGCTCGTCGCCCTGCAGGTCCACCGGACCTGGCTGCGGCGGCTGACGGTCATCGCGTGCCTCCTCGTGCCCCTGCTGGTCGCGTTCGCGCGCCTGTACCGCGGGATGCACCACGTCAGCGACGTCGGGGCCGCCATGGTCATCGGGCTCGGCTGCGCCCTCCTCGCGCACGGCTGGTACCGGCACCGCACCCGGTCGACGACGAGCGGGACGCGGGCTGCCGGCCGGGTCCGGGGGCAGTACAGCTAG
- a CDS encoding phosphatase PAP2 family protein, whose amino-acid sequence MNSAAAGRLARRAARSLVAMTLFGTPLVLLTFAVRQRSDAVVALDDGVIRAATDVARAAHLVAPLVVVQEVTQPVVVYAASTLVVVRVAVATGARRRATWAFVTMMAGWGLGALAKLVVKRARPVLDSPLAHPHGYSFPSGHALNATTAAAVLLVLAWPLMSPARRRIAVAAAVLAVLLVDLDRVLLGAHFPSDVIAGHLIGLGLTLASWTAFVRPTAVTSSSEPSPPASSSGG is encoded by the coding sequence GTGAACTCCGCCGCAGCGGGGCGCCTGGCCCGGCGCGCGGCGCGCTCCCTCGTCGCGATGACGCTGTTCGGGACACCGCTGGTCCTGCTGACGTTCGCGGTGCGCCAGCGGTCGGACGCCGTGGTGGCCCTCGACGACGGCGTGATCAGAGCGGCGACGGACGTCGCGCGGGCTGCTCACCTGGTCGCGCCCCTGGTCGTCGTCCAGGAGGTGACCCAACCGGTGGTGGTCTACGCGGCCTCGACGCTGGTCGTGGTGCGGGTCGCCGTGGCGACCGGGGCCCGCAGGCGCGCGACCTGGGCCTTCGTGACCATGATGGCCGGCTGGGGTCTGGGGGCTCTCGCCAAGCTCGTCGTGAAACGGGCCCGGCCCGTCCTGGACTCCCCGCTGGCGCACCCGCACGGGTACTCCTTCCCCTCCGGCCACGCCCTCAACGCCACCACCGCCGCCGCCGTCCTGCTCGTCCTCGCGTGGCCGCTGATGTCGCCGGCCCGACGCCGGATCGCGGTGGCCGCCGCGGTGCTCGCGGTGCTCCTGGTCGACCTCGACCGGGTGCTCCTCGGGGCGCACTTCCCGTCCGACGTGATCGCCGGACACCTGATCGGGCTGGGTCTTACGCTCGCGTCGTGGACCGCATTCGTCCGGCCGACGGCCGTGACCTCCTCGTCCGAGCCGTCGCCCCCGGCGTCGTCCTCTGGGGGCTGA